One window of the Peptacetobacter hiranonis genome contains the following:
- a CDS encoding CocE/NonD family hydrolase encodes MVKEGYEDITPLKAWKEIKEPIHPVKYEGMFDVEMRDGIKLSTDVFLPADIEGDIPAILVRTPYGKELNNQSYFKYVQRGYAVVIQDVRGRNLSEGEWMPNYTEVEDGDDTITWIANRPWCNKKVGMIGGSYLGYVQWAAAASGNPYLSAMVSIVCAGSAFMDLPRRGGCLTSGMLAWAFSVSQKKFKPELMERDDWEEVLNIRPLENIPEIALGYKVDFLDNWFKNPDYCKFWADSDWHARSKRTVIPTLIMSGWFDDNGMGTTQALDIVKDFPVGKRKVILGPWQHSGNSRYDLHGVDFGANALRFDIDLNFLKWFDLHLKGIENGIDKTSPVEYYTVGDNEWKTAENWPVPETEKVELFLDSKGNANTSYGDGKIVFENPTEENVDEYEYDPNNPSIHIIDMSENEIEVPEDYTEEEKRDDMLCYTTDVLEEDFTITGDMDVELYVSSDAVDTDFIVRITDVDENGKSIKLADGILGAKYRNSFEHPEFMEEGKVYKLNILTTKISNTFKKGHRIRVTITSSAKNFMFPNSNTKDGFNSETYVVANNKVHHGGRYSSKVTIRKEN; translated from the coding sequence TTGGTAAAAGAAGGTTATGAAGATATTACTCCATTAAAAGCTTGGAAAGAAATAAAAGAACCTATTCACCCTGTTAAATATGAGGGAATGTTTGATGTTGAGATGAGAGATGGTATAAAATTATCAACTGATGTATTTCTACCAGCAGATATAGAAGGAGATATTCCTGCTATATTAGTACGTACTCCTTATGGAAAAGAACTTAATAATCAGTCATATTTTAAATACGTTCAAAGAGGATATGCAGTAGTAATACAGGACGTAAGAGGTAGAAATTTAAGCGAGGGAGAATGGATGCCAAATTATACAGAAGTAGAGGATGGCGACGACACTATAACTTGGATAGCAAATAGACCTTGGTGTAATAAAAAAGTAGGTATGATAGGTGGATCTTATCTTGGATATGTTCAGTGGGCAGCTGCAGCTAGTGGAAATCCATATTTATCAGCTATGGTAAGTATAGTTTGCGCAGGAAGTGCTTTTATGGACTTACCAAGAAGAGGAGGATGTTTAACATCAGGAATGTTAGCATGGGCATTCTCTGTATCTCAGAAAAAATTCAAACCTGAATTAATGGAAAGAGATGATTGGGAAGAAGTTTTAAATATAAGACCATTGGAAAATATACCAGAAATAGCATTAGGATACAAAGTTGATTTCCTTGATAATTGGTTTAAAAATCCAGACTATTGTAAATTCTGGGCTGATTCTGATTGGCATGCAAGAAGCAAGAGAACAGTTATTCCTACATTAATAATGTCAGGTTGGTTTGATGATAATGGAATGGGAACAACACAAGCTTTAGATATAGTTAAAGATTTCCCAGTAGGAAAAAGAAAGGTTATATTAGGACCATGGCAGCACAGTGGCAATTCAAGATATGATTTACATGGGGTTGACTTTGGAGCAAATGCGCTTAGATTCGATATAGACCTTAACTTCTTAAAATGGTTTGACCTTCATTTAAAAGGAATAGAGAATGGAATAGATAAAACATCTCCAGTAGAATATTATACAGTAGGGGATAATGAATGGAAAACAGCTGAAAATTGGCCAGTTCCAGAAACTGAAAAGGTTGAATTGTTCTTAGATAGTAAAGGAAATGCAAATACATCTTATGGAGATGGAAAAATAGTATTTGAAAATCCAACAGAGGAAAATGTTGATGAATATGAATATGATCCAAATAATCCATCTATACATATAATAGATATGTCAGAAAACGAAATAGAGGTTCCAGAGGATTATACAGAAGAAGAAAAACGAGATGATATGCTTTGCTATACAACTGATGTATTAGAAGAAGATTTTACAATAACAGGTGATATGGATGTTGAACTGTATGTTTCTTCTGATGCTGTCGATACAGATTTTATAGTTAGGATAACTGATGTAGATGAAAATGGTAAATCTATAAAATTAGCGGATGGAATTCTTGGAGCAAAATATAGAAATAGTTTTGAACACCCTGAATTTATGGAAGAAGGGAAAGTATATAAATTAAACATACTTACAACTAAGATATCTAATACATTTAAAAAGGGACATAGAATAAGAGTTACAATAACTTCAAGTGCTAAAAACTTTATGTTCCCAAATAGTAATACTAAAGATGGATTTAATAGTGAAACTTACGTTGTAGCTAATAATAAAGTTCATCATGGTGGAAGATATTCTTCAAAAGTAACTATTAGAAAAGAGAATTAG
- a CDS encoding DUF819 family protein, whose protein sequence is MEKTVFSTPETLLLVMFMTVSVGLWLQKFKVFKSLGPALTVIILGIVLSNLKIVPVNHDVYGILSGYCIPLSICICLLSLDLKEMKKLTKEPIIALISAILSVCIMAFIFGLVFAGKIDEGWKVAGMFVGTYTGGSANLTAIAVGLDAARETIAAANAADYVIGIPTLVFMFAAPAILKNSKKFQKFWPYHHTDDELLGEGDHTELMASKEWSIQDIAWMLSLAFAVFAVASWLSGVIFGEGFRSAGRVILITTFSIILAQFPRVKRLRGNFDLGLYIALLFLTTIGFAVNLKDFFGSTLYITIFCFCVVVGCTILHLVITRIFKVRYEYVLLSIVAAISDGPTAALVASSAQWKSLINIGLLMGVIAGACGNYAGITVAYLIKGTLGM, encoded by the coding sequence ATGGAAAAAACTGTTTTCAGCACACCGGAGACATTGCTATTAGTAATGTTTATGACAGTTTCTGTAGGATTGTGGTTACAGAAATTCAAAGTATTTAAGTCTTTAGGACCGGCACTTACAGTAATTATACTAGGAATAGTACTTTCTAACTTAAAAATAGTTCCTGTAAATCATGATGTTTATGGAATTTTATCAGGGTACTGTATACCACTATCTATATGTATATGTCTATTAAGCTTAGATTTAAAAGAAATGAAAAAACTTACAAAAGAACCTATTATAGCATTAATATCTGCGATATTATCAGTTTGTATAATGGCATTTATATTTGGCTTAGTATTTGCAGGAAAAATAGACGAAGGATGGAAAGTAGCAGGAATGTTTGTTGGAACATATACTGGAGGAAGTGCCAACCTTACAGCTATAGCAGTTGGTCTTGATGCGGCTAGAGAAACAATAGCAGCAGCAAATGCAGCAGACTATGTAATAGGTATACCAACACTAGTGTTTATGTTTGCAGCGCCTGCTATATTAAAAAATTCAAAAAAATTCCAGAAATTCTGGCCATACCATCACACAGATGATGAATTATTAGGTGAAGGAGATCATACAGAATTAATGGCATCTAAAGAATGGAGTATACAAGATATAGCTTGGATGTTGTCTTTAGCATTTGCGGTATTTGCAGTAGCTTCTTGGTTATCTGGAGTGATATTTGGTGAAGGATTTAGAAGTGCAGGAAGAGTTATACTTATAACTACATTCTCTATAATATTAGCTCAGTTCCCACGGGTTAAAAGACTTAGAGGAAACTTTGACCTAGGTTTATATATAGCACTTTTATTCTTAACAACAATAGGATTTGCAGTTAATCTAAAAGATTTCTTTGGATCAACTTTATATATAACAATATTCTGTTTCTGTGTTGTTGTAGGTTGTACAATATTACACTTAGTAATAACAAGAATATTCAAAGTAAGATACGAATATGTATTATTATCAATCGTAGCGGCTATATCAGATGGTCCAACAGCTGCATTAGTAGCATCAAGTGCTCAATGGAAGAGTTTAATAAATATAGGACTTCTAATGGGAGTTATAGCGGGGGCATGTGGTAACTATGCCGGTATAACCGTCGCATATTTAATAAAGGGAACTTTAGGAATGTAA